GTTTTTGTGAATGCAAAGGTGGATCACATTAAAAACACAGGTGTAGTCAAAAATCGTATTGTTGTAGTCGAATGTAATGCATCAACAAATAGCCGTTGCTTTGGGATGGGGTATTAACAGACTTGATATTAGGAAAGCCTGTGCTACTGAAATCTGTTGAGAGTTACCCCGTGTTGATGTATCCGATCAGGGAATGGACGTCGCGAAAGGATGGCATTGCTCAGCGTCCAGTGAAGGGACTGGTCTTTAGAGCAATTGGTTAAGATTCAACGGGAAATGAGCGGATTCAATCAACTTATTCGGTCCGAATACTATCCCAAGCTCTTCATTGAAGACGTAAATCAAATGAAGCTATTGGTGATCTGGATACCGGGAAGTTCTAACGGCCTCACCAGGTACCGGGGGTCATTACCGATAAACAGAAGACCTTTCACTACTATATTCGAAAGTATGCTAATTCCGTCAAAGCTTCTCTGCCCGAGCAGCAGGAACTCATCAGTTTAGCCAACCAGCTACCTCTCGATGATCGTCCGGATACGCAGGCCACCTTAGAAGATAGTTCTTTATTCTGGATCAGAGAGTACTTGCAGCAAACGAATAGCCGGCTCTTGGATAACCTCGAACAAACCGTCAGGCGGAATTTACTCCAGCAGACGGGTTTGCGTTCCGGGCCCCTTGATCAAGAATTCCCTCGCCACGTGTCCTTGATGCTTTTCCCGGAGCGGCCCGATCGGTTCTTTTCTTATACCTTGAGGGGTAACATCCGATTTTTCTAAAAGCAGACGTTATACTTTTTCCAGAAAAGAAAATTAACCACGTTTGCAACTCATTGAAAATCACTAGCTTACAGATAAAAATACCACTTAACCATAAGCATAGGTCAGGAATCGCTGAGATTTTTTACCAGGATTTTCCTTCATGAGCGAAATCCGATGAGGAAATAATTTGTCATCATTTTAAACTGATCAGTTTAAAAAAACATAGCTTTGTAGCACTATGGGAAGAAACAAGGAATTTGATTACGAACAGAAACTGGATATTGCACTGGAAATTTTCTGGACTCAAGGTTACCATATGACTTCTATCACTGACTTGGAGAGTCATATGGGCATTAACAGAAGTAGTATTTATCCTACCTATGGCGATAAAAAAGAACTACTTATAAAATGTCTAGCAAAATATCTGAAATCTAAAGTGTCTGACTACTCAGCGATTCTGAACGGTGATCAATCGGATGCCATTGAAAATTTAAGAAGCCTATTGCGGTTGGCAGTAGATCAGAGCATTAACGAAGAAAGGACCTGTTTGGCCGTTAAGATGGCATTTGAAGTTGGATTAGCTGATGAAGATATCAGACGTTTACTGGCTAATCATGAGAAAAAAATTGAAGAGATCTACTTCAAAACTTTAAAAATTGGACAGGAGCAAGGGTGTATGAAAGCTGATTTAGATACAAAATCTACGGCTGATTTCTTGGCATGCTCGTCGAGTGCAATGTTTAAAAACTACGTTTTAAATAAAAATCGGAAGGTTGTTTACGATATGATAGAAAACCTGATCCTGATGATTAAAACATAAGGGTGACAGAACAATTCACCCACTTAATCTGCATAATATTTTTTTACCTTTTTTTAAACCGATCAGTTTAAAATGAATTTAGTAGTAAACAAAAGAATAGCTTATATCGGATGTTTAGGCGTTCTCGGAATTATAAGTACAGAATTTGGCGTGATTGGGATCTTGCCGCAGATCGCGAAGTACTACCATATAAATATTGGAACAGCAGGGTATCTGTTAAGCCTATTTGCGTTGACTATTGCCGTAACAGGCCCATTCATGGTATTATATGTCTCAAAATTTGACAAAAAGAAAATCATGATGTCTGCCCTTGGGCTGTTCTTGATTTCTAATTTTTTCTCAATATTCAGTCCGCCTTTCTGGCTACTGATGATCCTAAGGATCCTACCCACTATTTTACATCCGGCGTTCTTTTCAATGGCCATTGCTGCTGCAACCAAAGACACCTCTGCTCAAATGCAGATGAGGTTGACCAGTATTATCATCGGTGGTATTGCCCTGGCACAGGTGACGCTGATTCCCTTTACTACGTATATAGCGAGCATTTACACCTGGCAGCTGACTTATGTTATACAGGGTTTCATCATTCTGATGACGTTGTTCATCATGTATAAGTTTTTGCCAGCTATGCCTAATACAGAAGTAAAGTCTTTTAAAAACCAATTGAGTATACTTACAAGACCCCGTTTTATCGCTGGAACTGCGGTGAACCTATTTTTCATAACGGCCTGGTTTTGTTCCTACAGTTATTTTGCAGACTATCTTTCCAAATCAAAAGAGTTAAGTGCACAACAAATCAGCTATATGTTACTTTTATTCGGCGTGATGGGTGTAATTTCTAACTTTCTGGCAGGTCGTTTGTTGGGTAAGTACATGATCTGGACTACTTTATTTTTCCTTACAGGTACGTTTCTAGTTCCGCTGGCATTTCAATATACGACGGGTTCAATACTCAGTGTAGCCGTTGTAGTTGGTTTTTGGGGAATTATGTATGGACCGTGTTTCCTGATTGGTGTGGGTCATATGGTGTCGGCGGCATCTGATGCCAAAGAATTCGCAAATAGCCTTCAAACTTCATTTGGAAATCTTGGCGTTTCACTAGGCACGGCTACCGGAGGGTGGTTTATCAATTATTACGGCATATCCATTACGCCCTGGGTAGGTACCGGGTTTGGTCTATTGACCTTTTTTATGGTACTATGCCGAGCCTGGCTGGATAGGAATGTTCACGCGGGTAAAGAGTATTCCTAATACCTACTTCTTTATAGTAGACTTCAAAATGAGCCATAACTTTTGGGGGCTCATTTTGAAATATTGATCGGGTTAAGGGTCCAGTAGTTTCTTATTTTTGATAGATCCGCTTCTTTCTTGCCTGAGTCAAATCATAATTTTCCTGGATCGTTAGTCAGAACTCTGGAGTGGTATTAGAGAAGGCAACTACCCTTCATATAAGTATCTCCGTTACGTTAGCAGCCAGAGTAAAGCTTCTTTTCTTTTTTTCAGCTATGGCTTTCTCAGTACGATCCGCGGTTAGTTCCCGTTCGTGCTATCCCATCGTGGCCAGGATACCGATGGTTAGGGTATTGCCTTCTGCCCTATTACAGCCATTGAAGTTGAATCCCGGAAGCATGAAGGGTAAAAACTAGTAACTA
This portion of the Siphonobacter curvatus genome encodes:
- a CDS encoding TetR/AcrR family transcriptional regulator; protein product: MGRNKEFDYEQKLDIALEIFWTQGYHMTSITDLESHMGINRSSIYPTYGDKKELLIKCLAKYLKSKVSDYSAILNGDQSDAIENLRSLLRLAVDQSINEERTCLAVKMAFEVGLADEDIRRLLANHEKKIEEIYFKTLKIGQEQGCMKADLDTKSTADFLACSSSAMFKNYVLNKNRKVVYDMIENLILMIKT
- a CDS encoding MFS transporter gives rise to the protein MNLVVNKRIAYIGCLGVLGIISTEFGVIGILPQIAKYYHINIGTAGYLLSLFALTIAVTGPFMVLYVSKFDKKKIMMSALGLFLISNFFSIFSPPFWLLMILRILPTILHPAFFSMAIAAATKDTSAQMQMRLTSIIIGGIALAQVTLIPFTTYIASIYTWQLTYVIQGFIILMTLFIMYKFLPAMPNTEVKSFKNQLSILTRPRFIAGTAVNLFFITAWFCSYSYFADYLSKSKELSAQQISYMLLLFGVMGVISNFLAGRLLGKYMIWTTLFFLTGTFLVPLAFQYTTGSILSVAVVVGFWGIMYGPCFLIGVGHMVSAASDAKEFANSLQTSFGNLGVSLGTATGGWFINYYGISITPWVGTGFGLLTFFMVLCRAWLDRNVHAGKEYS